The bacterium DNA window GTGTTTTACCAATTCGGGGAAGACTTCGTTAAGTTCCTGCGCGATAAGGCCGTATTCGTTGCCCTCGCTGAAACCCATGAAGCTGTATTCATCGGTGCGCATCTCGTAGGTTACGGGGTTTAGGTCCAATACTTTGGCGAGGATACCGGTCATTGGAGTGATATTCTTCTTGAATTTGCGGTCGGAGACATCCGTCCATGAGCCGGTGTAAGCGCCACTACCCGAGCAATAGACGCCGTAGTTAGTGGTCGCGCCCCCAGCATAACCATAAACACCATAGTTAGTAGTGCCTGTTCCACCCGCATATCCATTGATACCGCGACAATTACCACCTGTCGCACGACCGTAAACGCCGTGGCCTGAAGGTCTATCTGTTTCTCCATAAACACCCTGATATCCGTTTTGGCCTGCAAGTACGCCTTTTATAGTGTATGTGCCGTCTGTCACTTCCGCCCAGATAGTAGGAGATTCCGTGGTGCTATGAGCCCCAACTGTATGAGTCACGTGCAATTTGTAGTCTGGGTCGTCCGTTCCGATACCGACATTACCCGATGTTGTTATACGCATCTTTTCGGTCATTGTTCCACCGGTTGTGGTATGGAAAGTTAAATACCCCGAGCCGGAAGGATACGAAGCCATGATCGCTCCCTCACCTGAGCCCCAAGAATATTGGAAACCGAGTCCCTGAAAAGAGGTTGTTGAGATACTCGATGCTCCGTCTATATAAAGAGCATGACCGTTGCTTTCAATATGTAATGGCACTTCAGGGTCGTCCGTACCGATGCCGACGTTACCGGTACCGGTAATCCTCATTTTTTCGGAAAAACCAAGCGAATTATCCCATGTGGAGAATATAAAATCTGCATTGCCACCGGGGTAAAAAATATTGTCTATTTGTCCGGTTGTAACACTTCCGATTTTGAATGACATTCGCAAACCAGAGTTTCCAATAGCTGAGGCATTTTGCATAGTTAAGGCATCGAACACCGATCCACTAACATTGTCTGCGATATGTAGCTTAGTTGCCGGGCTTGTCGTCCCGATGCCGACATTACCGGTATGATAAATATCGCCGGTCAGACCGCTGCCGGAGGAATATGCCCAGTCGTCATCGGAGCCGCCCGGGGCGGGAAGATAAGTCAAATCGCCGCTACCGTCTGTGCCGAGATACTGATTGGCCGGAGAAGCGCCGTCTGCATATATTTTACCGGAAAGATGAAAATGCCGCCATTCGGCAGAGCCATCACCGAGGTCGCTATATATACCGGTAGGGCGAATATCGACCGCATCGACCCAAACAGGATCGCCGGAACAATAGAGGAGAAGGTCGTCATCGTTGAGGGGATATTCTCCAATGCCAACCCAGTGGTCATCACCAAACCAAATCGCTCGATCGCCACCCATGGGGCCGTCTAGATGAAGATCCGTCTCGAAGATCTGATCTACGTCCTTTACGATAACGTCCGCGATATTCAGCGCATAAGCACTCGATCCAAACTTATACCTCGGCACAATCTCCGCACCACCGGCGACAGAAATGCCAATCCAGTATTGCTCGGAGAAATCCACGTTCGTGCCGGCGGCGAATGGGGTAATCGCGCCAAGTTCGACATTGAACAGACCCGCCGTCACGGGGACGAAGGAGCGGTTCTCTGTCCAGAGTGCCGTCCCTCCTGTTTCGACATCATAAAGTTTAAACTCGATATTGCGCGTGCCTTCCGCTGGCGTGCCGCTTTCGACAATCTTCCCCTGAAAAGATATTACTTGTTCCACAGGCGCCGCAAAAACGGCGACTGCAAATGCAACAATTGATAAAACCGCCATAATCCGTTTCATTCATTCTCCTTAATAAAGGTGTATTTATTCCGATTCAAAATAATACATTGAAAAATTATATGCAACACTTTTAGTAAATGCGTTTTTTCCCACATATCAAAATTGAAAAGGAGACAGCAACCGCACAGGGTTTTTTCTGTCAATATTCGAGCTTAGATAACGTGATCGCGATGGAAATTTGTTTATTCGATTCGAAGGCGCATTGCTGTTCTTTATACCGAATCACACAATAGTCCTTGCTCTGTTGGACTCTCGATATTATAATACACCAAATAAGGAGAACTATGAGAAGGTTGTTGTTGATTTACGGTATCCTTTTGTTATGCGTGGGGTTTATCTTTGCTGGAACCACACCACGTAAGATATATTCACCGGTGTCACTGGATATCGTCGCAGATTTTATTAAAGACTTGGGATATACCTATGATCGCGTTAACACCGAGAACATAACAGGCAAGGTTAGCGAGCGTCTCGCCATGGACATCCACGGAGAAAACGGCACATATACCGTGGGTATCGAGTTTCTTCAGGACGTGCAAATTTTGTATATTTATGTGGAGGATTATCTTGACCTTCCACTCGAGAACCTAGGCACAGTACCCATGCTAACCTTCTTAATGAATCAAAACTGGAATCTCACTTTTGGGCGGCTCGAATGGAATATTACTAGCGGCGAGGTTCGCCTCAGCCACACACTTCCTGTCGATGATGGCATTTCCGCAGAGGTTTTTGGTGCATATCTATCATCGATAGTTAGCACTGCAGACGCAAAATATCCCGAATACATGATCACTTTAGAAAATTTTTCTGAATAATGAAGGGAAAACAAATGAGAAAACTTATCTTAATTACCTGCATATTTGTCGCTTTCAGCGCCAACGCTGCAGGATCACGCGGAATAACTACATCTGATCTCGGAACGCCGATTGTTTCTAGTGAAATCCAGATATCAACCGGAATTTATCCTGTTGAATCGAGGGATGTCTCATATAAAACCCCCTCAACATTCATGACTACACTCGATTCACTAAGCGTGCGAGTTGTTCTTCCTCCAGGAGAGTATTTCGCGGTCTATGTTGATGCCGAAGCCGAGACGCTTGGCTTCGAGCCTCAGGAATCGCCGCTCGACAGTGCCCTAGAATGGTGGGTGTCGAATGCGCCAGAGTTTTTGCAGACACAGCTTCGCTTGAATCTTGCAGACGTCGATACGCTGTATGCCGCGACATATATTCCGGTTCTCGCCGATGCCGATCCTCTCTGGCTCGATGAGCTTTATTTTTGTCTCGCTAATCTCCCCCCGGAAGTTCTCGAAATGCCGGAGCTGGCATATCTTCTTCCGGAAAATGTTGAATATATTTACAAATTCGATTCGCTGCTGAATTATGTCGAGGTCGTCGATCTCGGCACACCGGGAACACCCAACCATAGCACTATCACGCGCTATTTTACTAAAGATACCGGCATGACTTCTATCGACACTGTCGAGATAGATGCCCAGACCTATTACTGGCATGTGATGTTCCCGAAAATAAGCGACGAGCTGCCGCTTTACATCGATCCGAACACCGGCGACCCGGTCGATCCGTGGTCGGGGGCGTTTTGGCGCAAGTGGTTCTGGGATGTCTCCGAGACGGGCATCGTCGGCGCGGATACATTCTTCTGTTGGCCGCTCGGCGATTCGCTTATGGCGCAAGATGTCCTATGGAACGGCGTTTGTAACACAGATATCGACAATGGCGCTATAGGGGTTATTACCAAATGGATAAAGGCCGTTCTTCAATTTACTTCCGATGACGAACGTCCTCATCAGCCGGTGCGAATATATCGCAAACACATGGGACGTTGCGGCGAACACGAGGACATTACAAACGCTGCTGCGCGGATGGCGCTTATTCCCTGTAGAAACATCGAGGCTATTAGCCAAGACCACGTATGGAACGAATTTTGGACAGGCTGGCGCTGGGCCGGATGGGAACCGGTCAACACCTATATTGACAATCAATGGGCCTATGCCGATGGCTGGGGCAAGCAATTCGCGACCGTGTTCGAGCACCGAGGCGACGGACTTTTCATTCCCGTAACGGATAGATATTCCCACGAAATAGCTACTGTGGACATGACAATATATGATAGTAGTGAC harbors:
- a CDS encoding tail fiber domain-containing protein, producing MKRIMAVLSIVAFAVAVFAAPVEQVISFQGKIVESGTPAEGTRNIEFKLYDVETGGTALWTENRSFVPVTAGLFNVELGAITPFAAGTNVDFSEQYWIGISVAGGAEIVPRYKFGSSAYALNIADVIVKDVDQIFETDLHLDGPMGGDRAIWFGDDHWVGIGEYPLNDDDLLLYCSGDPVWVDAVDIRPTGIYSDLGDGSAEWRHFHLSGKIYADGASPANQYLGTDGSGDLTYLPAPGGSDDDWAYSSGSGLTGDIYHTGNVGIGTTSPATKLHIADNVSGSVFDALTMQNASAIGNSGLRMSFKIGSVTTGQIDNIFYPGGNADFIFSTWDNSLGFSEKMRITGTGNVGIGTDDPEVPLHIESNGHALYIDGASSISTTSFQGLGFQYSWGSGEGAIMASYPSGSGYLTFHTTTGGTMTEKMRITTSGNVGIGTDDPDYKLHVTHTVGAHSTTESPTIWAEVTDGTYTIKGVLAGQNGYQGVYGETDRPSGHGVYGRATGGNCRGINGYAGGTGTTNYGVYGYAGGATTNYGVYCSGSGAYTGSWTDVSDRKFKKNITPMTGILAKVLDLNPVTYEMRTDEYSFMGFSEGNEYGLIAQELNEVFPELVKHGVHPGAEGGEPVEYEGIDYISLTSILVQAVQELKAENDELRARIEALEKK
- a CDS encoding YbjN domain-containing protein, whose product is MRRLLLIYGILLLCVGFIFAGTTPRKIYSPVSLDIVADFIKDLGYTYDRVNTENITGKVSERLAMDIHGENGTYTVGIEFLQDVQILYIYVEDYLDLPLENLGTVPMLTFLMNQNWNLTFGRLEWNITSGEVRLSHTLPVDDGISAEVFGAYLSSIVSTADAKYPEYMITLENFSE
- a CDS encoding T9SS type A sorting domain-containing protein, whose translation is MRKLILITCIFVAFSANAAGSRGITTSDLGTPIVSSEIQISTGIYPVESRDVSYKTPSTFMTTLDSLSVRVVLPPGEYFAVYVDAEAETLGFEPQESPLDSALEWWVSNAPEFLQTQLRLNLADVDTLYAATYIPVLADADPLWLDELYFCLANLPPEVLEMPELAYLLPENVEYIYKFDSLLNYVEVVDLGTPGTPNHSTITRYFTKDTGMTSIDTVEIDAQTYYWHVMFPKISDELPLYIDPNTGDPVDPWSGAFWRKWFWDVSETGIVGADTFFCWPLGDSLMAQDVLWNGVCNTDIDNGAIGVITKWIKAVLQFTSDDERPHQPVRIYRKHMGRCGEHEDITNAAARMALIPCRNIEAISQDHVWNEFWTGWRWAGWEPVNTYIDNQWAYADGWGKQFATVFEHRGDGLFIPVTDRYSHEIATVDMTIYDSSDRPIDGAEIMIASAEGTSIFYDCIFHTNSRGKAVNYVGDAKHLYWRADAVIGSNPGPGYVDNLVTNTVDGITFTRTMNISASMPIHNWTAATPTSSPVAYLGARIAPVEEYIRRTGPFDDIETHYYLRNDDAYGFALFALDDTEFANFTSGGAFSALAMVERTDYGGIEVPVEAGGYWLVVSNKENVANILVGDLIVALHDSSTSIDETDLPTDFTLSAYPNPFNSSVRIFVNAPAIWNSLESGNPERAVVEIFDIAGRRIAVLSSEARSLSQNKGDFSPTSLNEIENVFTWQPSETVGSGIYFVRAKIHNNTILKKNIVYLK